In the genome of Monodelphis domestica isolate mMonDom1 chromosome 2, mMonDom1.pri, whole genome shotgun sequence, one region contains:
- the CHD3 gene encoding chromodomain-helicase-DNA-binding protein 3 isoform X1, protein MASPLRDEEEEEEEMVVSEEEEEEEEEEGEEEVEAADEDDEEEDDEGVVGRGPPGHDRGRGRHSPPSCHLFPPPPPPPLPPPPPPPDDDEIGLPPSALGVKKRKRGPRKQKENKPGKPRKRKKLDSEEEFGSERDEYREKSESGGSEYGTGPGRKRRRKHREKKEKKTKRRKRGEGDGGQKVEQKSSATLLLTWGLEDVEHVFSEEDYHTLTNYKAFSQFMRPLIAKKNPKIPMSKMMTILGAKWREFSANNPFKGSAAAVAAAAAAAAAAVAEQVSSAVSSVTSTAPPGPPPPPADLQPPPIRRAKTKEGKGPGHKRRSKSPRVPDGRKKLRGKKMAPLKIKLGLLGGKRKKGGSGYGQYVFQSDEGPEPEAEESDLESGSIHSASGRPDGTTRTKKLKRGRPGRKKKKVLGCPAVAGEEEVDGYETDHQDYCEVCQQGGEIILCDTCPRAYHLVCLDPELDRAPEGKWSCPHCEKEGVQWEAKEEEEEYEEEGEEEGEKEEEDDHMEYCRVCKDGGELLCCDACISSYHIHCLNPPLPDIPNGEWLCPRCTCPVLKGRVQKILYWRWGEPPVAAPTPQLAEGSPDIQVPRPLQGRSEREFFVKWVGLSYWHCSWAKELQLEIFHLVMYRNYQRKNDMDEPPPLDYGSGEDDGKSDKRKSKDPHYAEMEEKFYRFGIKPEWMTVHRIINHSMDKKGNYHYLVKWRDLPYDQSTWEEDEMNIPEYDAHKNSYWRHRELIMGEDPAQPRKYKKKKKELQGDGPPTSPTNDPTVKYENQPRFITATGGTLHLYQLEGLNWLRFSWAQGTDTILADEMGLGKTIQTIVFLYSLYKEGHTKGPFLVSAPLSTIINWEREFQMWAPKFYVVTYTGDKDSRAIIRENEFSFEDNAIKGGKKAFKMRREAQVKFHVLLTSYELITIDQAALGSIRWACLVVDEAHRLKNNQSKFFRVLNGYKIDHKLLLTGTPLQNNLEELFHLLNFLTPERFNNLEGFLEEFADISKEDQIKKLHDLLGPHMLRRLKADVFKNMPAKTELIVRVELSPMQKKYYKYILTRNFEALNSRGGGNQVSLLNIMMDLKKCCNHPYLFPVAAMESPKLPSGAYEGGALIKSSGKLMLLQKMLRKLKEQGHRVLIFSQMTKMLDLLEDFLDYEGYKYERIDGGITGALRQEAIDRFNAPGAQQFCFLLSTRAGGLGINLATADTVIIFDSDWNPHNDIQAFSRAHRIGQANKVMIYRFVTRASVEERITQVAKRKMMLTHLVVRPGLGSKAGSMSKQELDDILKFGTEELFKDENEGENKEEDSSVIHYDNEAIARLLDRNQDATEDTDVQNMNEYLSSFKVAQYVVREEDKIEEIEREIIKQEENVDPDYWEKLLRHHYEQQQEDLARNLGKGKRVRKQVNYNDAAQEDQDNQSEYSVGSEEEDEDFDERPEGRRQSKRQLRNEKDKPLPPLLARVGGNIEVLGFNTRQRKAFLNAVMRWGMPPQDAFTSQWLVRDLRGKTEKEFKAYVSLFMRHLCEPGADGSETFADGVPREGLSRQQVLTRIGVMSLVKKKVQEFEHINGRWSMPELMPDPSADSKRSSRASSPTKTSPTTPEASAANSPCTSKPATPTPSEKGDETRTPPEKDEADNSEEKLDKDKKGGEKMEAEPDAPSPAPSPGEPRRILLGDEESGVPGELEAESGSRGDKEKPEEHKGERESRLGPSRDESRSNGRREEKSEKPRFMFNIADGGFTELHTLWQNEERAAISSGKLNEIWHRRHDYWLLAGIVLHGYARWQDIQNDAQFAIINEPFKTEANKGNFLEMKNKFLARRFKLLEQALVIEEQLRRAAYLNLSQEPAHPAMALHARFAEAECLAESHQHLSKESLAGNKPANAVLHKGKGRGGPARGRAHNAASEPAGGAAERHESRCDPPSNHPVQNPTHRSPTTDVRAKHSQPSGQQGYRALSHTGLSSGSLRHTTGVRSSLQLSNTRRGPGRRRRQLQPDARRVLHHSRSQRPARVGEEGEGGGNGVRRAGSEGAQGWGGDLYRRLKGPQPCHSPRPRGRPPAHIPPLGIAANPPPSPPPGPPSG, encoded by the exons ATGGCTTCCCCTCTGagggacgaggaggaggaggaggaggagatggtagtgtctgaggaggaagaagaggaggaggaagaagagggcgAAGAGGAGGTGGAGGCGGCGGATGAGGACGACGAAGAGGAAGACGACGAGGGAGTTGTCGGACGCGGGCCACCGGGGCACGACCGAGGCCGCGGCCGCCACAGTCCCCCCAGCTGCCACCTCTTCCCGCCACCGCCCCCGCCCCCGCTGCCGCCCCCGCCCCCACCGCCAG acgaTGATGAGATTGGGCTCCCGCCTTCAGCTCTAGgagtgaagaagagaaaaagaggaccCAGAAAGCAGAAGGAGAACAAGCCAGGGAAACCACGGAAACGAAAGAAGCTT GACAGCGAAGAAGAATTTGGCTCTGAACGTGATGAATATAGGGAAAAGTCAGAGAGTGGAGGCAGCGAGTATGGGACTGGACCAGGCCGGAAAAGACGACGGAAGCACcgtgagaagaaggaaaagaagacaaaacgtcggaaaaggggggagggagatggaggacaaaaG GTTGAACAGAAGTCATCAGCCACACTGCTCCTAACATGGGGTTTGGAGGATGTAGAACATGTATTCTCTGAGGAGGATTATCATACACTAACTAACTACAAGGCCTTCAGCCAGTTCATGAG GCCTCTAATTGCTAAGAAGAATCCCAAGATTCCAATGTCTAAGATGATGACAATCCTAGGGGCTAAGTGGCGAGAATTCAGTGCCAACAACCCTTTTAAAGGTTCAGCAGCAGCAGTGgcagctgcagcagcagcagctgcggCAGCTGTAGCTGAGCAGGTATCATCGGCTGTTTCATCTGTCACCAGTACAGCTCCTCCAGGGCCTCCACCACCTCCTGCTGATCTCCAGCCTCCACCTATCCGAAGAGCCAAAACCAAAGAAGGCAAAG GGCCTGGCCACAAAAGGCGAAGTAAGAGCCCCCGAGTGCCTGATGGCCGAAAGAAGCTTCGGGGAAAGAAGATGGCACCACTCAAAATCAAACTTGGGTTACTGggtggaaagaggaagaagggaggctcA GGCTATGGGCAGTATGTTTTCCAGAGTGATGAAGGCCCTGAGCCTGAAGCTGAGGAGTCTGACCTAGAGAGTGGCAGTATCCACAGTGCCTCAGGCCGGCCTGATGGCACCACCCGAACCAAGAAACTGAAGCGAGGCCGgccaggaaggaagaagaagaagg TTCTGGGCTGTCCTGCAGTGGCTGGGGAGGAGGAAGTTGATGGCTATGAGACGGATCACCAGGATTACTGTGAGGTGTGCCAGCAGGGCGGGGAGATCATTCTGTGTGACACCTGCCCTCGTGCTTACCACCTTGTCTGCCTTGATCCTGAGCTCGACAGAGCTCCTGAGGGCAAGTGGAGCTGCCCCCATTGT GAAAAGGAGGGAGTACAATGGGAAgccaaggaagaagaagaggaatatgaagaagaaggagaggaagaaggggagaaagaggaagaagatgatcACATGGAGTATTGCCGAGTATGCAAGGATGGAGGGGAGCTACTCTGTTGTGATGCCTGTATCTCCTCTTACCACATCCATTGCCTGAATCCTCCATTGCCAGACATTCCCAATGGTGAATGGCTATGTCCCCGATGCACT TGCCCTGTGCTAAAGGGCCGAGTGCAGAAGATCTTGTATTGGAGGTGGGGAGAGCCCCCTGTGGCAGCCCCAACTCCTCAACTGGCTGAGGGGTCACCTGATATCCAAGTTCCTCGTCCTCTGCAAGGCCGATCTGAGCGAGAGTTCTTCGTCAAGTGGGTTGGATTGTCCTACTGGCACTGCTCATGGGCCAAGGAGCTTCAG CTGGAGATCTTTCACTTGGTGATGTATCGAAACTACCAGCGAAAGAATGATATGGATGAGCCTCCACCACTGGACTATGGCTCTGGTGAAGATGATGGGAAAAGTGACAAGCGCAAGAGCAAAGACCCACACTATGCTGAGATGGAGGAAAAGTTCTACCGATTCGGCATCAAACCAGAGTGGATGACTGTTCACAGAATCATCAATCACAG TATGGACAAGAAGGGAAACTACCACTACTTGGTAAAATGGAGAGACTTGCCATATGACCAATCAACTTGGGAGGAAGATGAAATGAACATTCCTGAATATGATGCCCACAAAAACAGCTACTGGAGGCACCG gGAGTTAATCATGGGGGAGGACCCTGCTCAGCCtcgaaaatataagaaaaagaaaaaggagcttCAGGGAGATGGCCCTCCTACCTCTCCCACCAATGAT CCTACAGTGAAGTATGAGAACCAGCCACGGTTCATCACAGCCACAGGGGGCACGCTACACCTATACCAGCTGGAAGGGCTAAATTGGCTACGATTTTCATGGGCACAGGGCACTGACACCATTCTTGCTGATGAGATGGGCCTGGGCAAGACCATTCAAACCATCGTCTTCCTTTACTCCCTTTATAAGGAG ggtcacacaaaaggTCCATTCCTGGTGAGTGCTCCACTCTCAACCATCATTAATTGGGAACGTGAATTCCAGATGTGGGCTCCCAAGTTCTATGTGGTGACATATACTGGGGACAAGGATAGCCGTGCCATCATCCGAGAAAATGAATTCTCCTTTGAAGATAATGCTATCAAGGGTGGCAAAAAGGCCTTTAAAATGAGG AGGGAAGCACAGGTGAAGTTCCATGTTCTGCTGACATCATATGAATTGATCACTATTGACCAAGCAGCACTTGGCTCCATTCGTTGGGCCTGTCTTGTGGTGGATGAGGCCCACCGGCTCAAGAATAACCAGTCCAAG TTCTTTAGGGTGCTGAATGGCTACAAGATTGATCATAAGTTGCTGCTGACAGGGACCCCACTTCAGAACAATCTTGAGGAGCTCTTCCATCTGCTTAACTTCCTTACGCCAGAAAGGTTTAA CAATTTAGAAGGTTTTCTGGAGGAGTTTGCTGACATATCCAAAGAGGACCAAATCAAAAAACTACATGACCTATTGGGGCCACACATGCTTCGGAGGCTCAAGGCTGATGTCTTCAAGAACATGCCAGCCAAGACAGAGCTCATTGTTAGGGTGGAGCTCAGCCCCATGCAGAA gaaatattacaaatatatccTGACTCGAAATTTTGAGGCATTGAATTCTCGTGGTGGTGGAAACCAAGTGTCACTCCTCAACATCATGATGGATCTGAAGAAGTGCTGCAACCACCCCTACCTCTTCCCTGTGGCTGCTATG GAGTCCCCAAAACTTCCTAGTGGGGCATATGAGGGTGGAGCTCTTATCAAGTCCTCAGGGAAGCTTATGCTGTTACAAAAGATGCTTCGGAAATTGAAGGAACAAGGGCATCGAGTGCTCATTTTCTCCCAG ATGACCAAGATGTTGGATTTATTAGAGGACTTCCTAGATTATGAGGGCTACAAATACGAACGGATTGATGGAGGCATCACTGGAGCACTAAGGCAGGAAGCTATTGACCGATTCAATG CCCCTGGGGCCCAACAATTCTGCTTTCTTCTGTCTACTCGAGCTGGAGGCTTAGGCATCAATCTAGCCACGGCTGATACTGTTATCATCTTCGACTCTGATTGGAATCCCCACAATGATATCCAG GCCTTCAGCAGAGCTCACCGGATTGGTCAAGCCAACAAAGTAATGATTTACCGGTTTGTGACAAGAGCGTCAGTAGAGGAGCGGATTACCCAGGTGGCCAAAAGGAAGATGATGCTGACACACCTGGTTGTAAGGCCTGGGTTAGGCTCTAAGGCAGGTTCAATGTCTAAGCAAGAGCTTGATGATATCCTCAAATTTGGCACAGAAGAGCTGTTTAAGGATGAAAATGAGG GAGAAAACAAGGAAGAAGATAGTAGTGTAATCCACTATGACAATGAGGCCATTGCCCGGCTCCTAGACCGGAACCAGGATGCAACTGAAGACACAGATGTGCAGAACATGAATGAGTATCTGAGCTCTTTCAAAGTGGCACAGTATGTGGTTCGGGAAGAGGACAAG ATcgaggagatagagagagagatcatcAAGCAGGAGGAAAATGTGGACCCTGACTACTGGGAAAAGTTACTGAGACATCACTATGAGCAGCAACAGGAGGACCTAGCCCGAAACCTTGGCAAGGGTAAACGTGTTCGAAAACAAGTCAACTATAATGATGCTGCACAAGAAGACCAAG ACAACCAGTCCGAATATTCAGTGGGATCAGAAGAAGAGGATGAGGACTTTGATGAGCGACCTGAAG GGCGCCGTCAGTCTAAGAGGCAACTACGTAATGAGAAAGATAAGCCCCTCCCTCCACTGTTAGCTCGAGTTGGGGGCAACATTGAG GTGCTGGGGTTCAATACCCGACAGCGGAAGGCCTTCCTGAATGCAGTGATGCGTTGGGGGATGCCACCACAGGATGCCTTCACTTCTCAGTGGCTAGTACGGGACCTGAGGGGCAAAACAGAAAAGGAGTTCAA GGCCTATGTGTCTTTGTTCATGCGACATCTCTGTGAGCCTGGGGCAGATGGCTCTGAAACCTTTGCTGATGGTGTTCCCAGGGAGGGGCTGAGCCGACAGCAGGTGTTAACCCGAATTGGAGTCATGTCTCTTGTTAAGAAGAAG GTGCAGGAGTTTGAACATATCAATGGCCGATGGTCAATGCCAGAGTTGATGCCTGACCCTAGTGCTGACTCTAAGCGTTCATCCCGAGCCTCTTCCCCTACCAAAACATCTCCAACCACCCCTGAGGCTTCTGCAGCCAATAGTCCCTGCACATCCAAACCTG CCACTCCAACTCCAAGTGAAAAAGGGGATGAGACAAGGACACCTCCTGAAAAGGATGAAGCTGACAATTCAGAAGAGAAGCtagataaagacaaaaaaggaggggagaagatGGAGGCAGAG CCTGATGCCCCCAGCCCTGCTCCTTCACCAGGAGAACCAAGGAGGATACTTCTAGGGGATGAAGAGTCTGGGGTCCCTGGAGAGTTAGAAGCTGAATCAGGTAGCCGAGGAGACAAGGAGAAACCAG AAGAGCATAAGGGGGAGAGGGAATCACGATTAGGGCCATCCCGAGATGAATCCCGGTCCAATGGACGTCgagaagagaaatcagaaaaaccACGGTTCATGTTTAACATTGCAGATGGTGGCTTTACAG AGCTGCATACCCTGTGGCAAAATGAGGAACGGGCAGCTATCTCCTCTGGTAAACTCAATGAGATTTGGCACCGGAGGCATGACTACTGGCTGCTGGCTGGAATCGTCCT CCATGGCTATGCTCGGTGGCAGGACATCCAAAATGATGCCCAGTTTGCCATCATTAACGAGCCATttaaaactgaggccaacaagggaAACTTCCTGGAGATGAAAAATAAGTTCCTAGCCCGGAGGTTCAAG CTCCTGGAGCAGGCGCTGGTGATCGAGGAGCAGCTTCGGCGGGCGGCCTACCTGAACCTGTCACAGGAGCCGGCGCATCCCGCCATGGCCCTCCACGCCCGCTTCGCCGAGGCCGAGTGCCTGGCCGAGAGCCACCAGCACCTCTCCAAGGAGTCGCTGGCGGGGAACAAGCCGGCCAACGCAGTCCTGCACAAGGGTAAGGGCCGCGGCGGCCCCGCGCGGGGGAGGGCCCACAACGCTGC TTCTGAACCAGCTGGAGGAGCTGCTGAGCGACATGAAAGCAGATGTGACCCGCCTTCCAACCACCCTGTCCAGAATCCCACCCATCGCAGCCCGACTACAGATGTCCGAGCGAAGCATTCTCAGCCGTCTGGCCAGCAAGGGTACAGAGCCCTATCCCACACCG GCCTTTCCTCCGGGTCCCTACGCCACACCACTGGGGTACGGAGCAGCCTTCAGCTCAGCAACACCCGCAGGGGTCCTGGCCGGCGGCGGCGCCAATTACAGCCAGATGCCCGCAGGGTCCTTCATCACAG CCGCAGCCAACGGCCCGCCCGTGTTggtgaagaaggagaaggagggggcAATGGTGTCCGACGGGCAGGATCGGAAGGAGCCCAGGGCTGGGGAGGTGATCTGTATAGACGACTGAAAGGGCCCCAGCCCTGCCACTCACCCCGTCCCAGGGGCCGTCCTCCAGCCCACATCCCACCCCTGGGGATTGCTGCCAATCCTCCACCTTCCCCACCCCCTGGGCCACCATCAGGATAG